DNA from Corallococcus soli:
GCCTACTGCGTCTTGAGCGCGCGGCGCATGATGTCGCCCAGCGCCGCCAGGTCCTCTTCCGGCATGGCGGCGATGAAGGGCGGAGGTGACGCCATCCGCGCCATCAGCCGGCCGCGCAGCTCCGCGCCGGCCTCCGTCAGCACCAGCATCTTCACCCGCCGGTCCTGTTCGCTGCTGCGCCGCTCCACCAGCTTGCGCGCCTCCAGCCGGTCCACCAGCCCCGTCACGTTGGACGCGTCACACGACAGGTAGGTGGCGAGCGTGCTCATCGCGAGCGCGCCTTCCCCCAGCTGCCGCAGGACGTGGGCCTGCACCGGTGACAAGTCGAACTCCGCCGCCAACGCGGGGAAGTTGCGCATGTGCGTGTGGAGCAGCTCGAACAGCAGCGTCCACGCCTGCTGCGCCAGCCCCACCTCCCCTTCTTCCGACACCGGGGTGCGGGCCTCCGGCGGACGCCCTGCCTGCTCGCTGTGACCTTCGCCAAGACCGTTCATGGTTCCTTCACACTAATTCACACGGGTCGCATAAACAATTGACACCCTCAACCTTTGAGAGGTACTACATTCCGGACATTCCAACATCCGACAGTGCGGAGTACTTTCACGAGGCTCCGGGGTCGGGTAGAGGACGCAACGCAGTCGTCCACCGGACGGATCCGCCTCGCGCTCCCGCGGGACGGTGAGGAGGTCAAGGCGGTATGAGTACCCTTCTGGCGCTTTCCCTGTCGGCCGCCCTGGCCGCGGCGCCTGTACTGTCGCTGGACGAGGCATTGGAGTCCGCCCGTCAGCAGAACCTCGATTTGAAGATCGCCCAGGAGCGCTTCGAGCAGGCCTCGCTCGCGACGCGCAGGGCCTGGGCCGGCTACCTGCCCAACATCAGCGTGGGTGCGTCCATCACGCGCAACAACGTGGCGGCCGTCATCCCGGCGGGCCCCATCGCCCCGGTAGACATCGTCATCCAGCCGCTCATCCAGCAGGGCGCGCAGGCGGAGGTGCGCCAGGCCATCATCGCGCCCCAGCTGTGGGCGGGTATCGCGGCCTCGTACAAGGCGGTGAAGCTGGCGGAGCTCAACACGCAGACGGCGCGCCGGCAGGTGCTCTTCGGCGTGGCGCAGGCCTACTACGGCGCCGCCGCGCAGCAGGAGGCGCTGCGGGCCCAGGAGCGCCTGCTGGAGCTGACCCAGGCGCGGGAGAAGGACACCCAGGCCCGGGTCGACGCGGGCACGGTGACGCGCGTGGCGCTCTTGCGTGCGCAGCTGGATCGCTCGCGCGCGGAGCAGGACCTGGTGCGCGCGAAGAACGCGCTCGCGGGCCTGAAGCTGGCGCTGGGCACGCTCATCCAGCGCGACCCGGACTTCGACCTGGCCCCGCCGCCGGAGCCGCAGGTGCCCGCGCAGGCGTCGCCGGACGACCTGGTGAATCAGGCGCTCCAGGAGCGCTCGGACGTGCAGGCCTCCGAGGTCGGCCTGAAGCTGTCGCGCATCAACAAGACGGGCGTGCTGCTGAGCTACCTGCCCACGCTGGGCGTCACGGGCGCGTACCGCATCGCGAACGCGGCGGGCTTCACGGGCCAGAACGAGACGTGGGCCATCACCTTCGGCGCCAGCTGGACGCTGTTCGACGGCGGCCTGCGCGAGGCGAACCTCTCCGAGGCGTCGTCGCGCGTGCGTGAGGCCACGGTGAGCCAGCAGCTGGCCCAGGCCCGCGTGAAGGAGGAGGTGCGTCGCTCCAAGCTGGACCTGGAGAACGCGCTCGCCAACCGCTCCAAGGCCGAGGAGGCCCTGGGTCTGGCGCGCGAGTCCAACCGCCTCACCGACGTGAGCTTCCAGGCGGGCATGGCCACGTACCTGGAGGTCGCGGACGCCAACACGTCGCTCACCAACGCGGAGGTCGGCTTCGTGTCCGAGCGCCTCCAGGCGTCCCTGGCCGCGCTGCGCCTGCTCAACGCCATGGGCTCGTTCGAGTCCGGTTCGGTGCGCAAGGACGCGGCGGCCCTGGGCGCCCAGCCCGGCGTGTCGGCGCAGCCCGGGCAGCAGCAGGCCCCGGCGCAGCAGCAGCCGGAGCAGCAGCCGGCCCCGGTGCAGCAGCAGCCCGCGCCCCAGCCGTAGGCGTGGAAGGAAATTCCCGGCGCCCTCCTGGGGCGCCGGGTCCCCCGCCCTCCCGGGTGGGAGGCAGGTCCCGCGTTGTGGTGGCCCGTCATCAGCCCCACCCTCCAGACAGGACCCGCTTCCACGAGGAGGGAATCATGGCGGACGCATCCTGGGGCAACTGCAAGGACTGTCGCTTCTTCGCTGGCAACAGCGATGAGCCCAGCGACGGCGAGGTCCAGAGCTGCAACCAACCCCAGCTGAAGCAGTTCGCGCTGCTGGTCTCCAGCGACAGCGGCTGCAACGCCCACGAGGCGGTCACCGGGGAAGCGGTTCCCATCTACGGGGAAGCAGAGCCCGCTCCGTCCATGCACTGACGACGCGGTGCAATCCCTCGCGGTGCTTCGCCGCGAGGGGGCCGAACACTACGTGCCCGTGGCCTCATGGATGACCCGGGGCACGGCCTCCGGCTCGCGCGCGTAGTAGATGCGCTCCATGAGCTTGCGCTGGTGCACCAGCGGCTTGTCGTACCGGTCCAACCGCATGCCCTTGTGGCTGTAGGGCGTGTCCGCCACGGTGGGGATGAAGCGCGCGTCATCGCGCACCTCCCACCAGGTGAGGCCCAGCGCGGCCTTCGCCGCCAGGGGCAGCAGCGGCTTCAGCAGCGGCATGGACGTGCGCAGGAAGGAGAAGACGTGCAGGCGCGTGGTGCGCGCCGTCTCCGGCACGAAGAAGATGTGCGCCTGCGTGATGAAGGGACGTGGCGCGCCGTCCGCGGACTTCCAGTGGATGGTGTAGATGCTGCGCACCGGGTCGAAGCGCGTCACCCAGTCGTTGTGGAAGAAGTCCCCGGGGCCCACCAGGAGCAGGCGCATGATGGGCGCGGGCCGCTGCGGGGCGCGGTAGTGCACCTCCGTGTGGTCCTCGTGGTTGTGCGCCTCGAACTCCACCGCGCCGGCCTGCGCGCCGTTCCACCCCAGCCGCGTGTGGACGTAGGGCGTGTGTTCGTCCTCGCTGAAGTTGTCGAGCGTCACGTGCAGCGGCGCCTGGAACAGCGTGGAGAAGGTCCCCCCGAAGACGTAGTCGTCGCCCGCCAGCCGCGGCATCGCGGACACGGGCGTGTTCGCGTGCGCGAGCCACAGGTATCCATGGCGCTCCACCACCTGGAAGCTGCGCGCCTCGCAGTGGCGCAGCTCCGGCTGGCTGGGGTTGGTGCCGTGGCCGCGCGCGTCGAAGCGCCAGCCGTGGTACGGGCACTGGAGCTGGCCCTCCTTCGTCACCGTCCCCTTCGACAGCGGCGCGAAGCGGTGGGGACACGCGTCGGACAGCGCCGCGGCCTGGCCCGTGGCATCCCGGAAGAGCGCATAGGCATGGCCCGCCAGCTCCACCCGCACGGGGTGCTGGCGGAGCAGACGGGAGGGGAGCACCGGATGGAAGTGCCGGACAACGTCGGGGGTAGGCTCCATGGCGGTGGCAGTATAGCGGGCTGTCGGGGATGACCCCGGGCGCGGCCCCTGGAAACCCGCCGCTGTCCGGAAGCGGCTGGGAGGCTGTCCCTGGGGGCTGTCCCCGGTGGCTGTCATAGACTGCCGCGCCGTGAGCGCTCCCGTTCCCTTCCGCCGCCGGGCCATCTGTCTCTTCGGCGTGGCCCTGGCCGTGCTGGCGGTGCTCGTCGCGGGGGCGGTGTTGTACGTGCGCGGCGCACTCCCGGCGGCCGTGCCCGTGGCGGCCGGGCCCTTCACCTACACCCCCTACGCGAGCGCCCTGGACCGCGTGCGTCCCAGCGGGGACCTGGACTTCGCCGGGCTCCAGCAGGACCGCGCGGCGCTGGAGCAATTCGTGGCGTCGCTCGCGTCGGTGTCGCCGCGCCTGCGGCCGGAGCTGTTCCCCACGCAGGAGGACGGGCTCGCGTACTGGCTCAACGCGTACAACGCCCTGGTGCTCCTGCAGCTCGTGGAGCGGCATCCGGAGGGCGTCTCGTCCATGGGGTTCGGGCGCTTCTACTGGGGCCGCGCGTGGCCGGTGGGCGGCGAGCGGCTGACGTTGTGGGCGCTGGAGCAGCGCATCCTGGATGAGTACGCCGACCCGCGCGTGCACTTCGCCCTCTTCCAGGGGACGCGCGGCGGGCCCTCGCTGGACGGCGCGCCCTACCAGCCGGAGTTCCTGGACGCGCAGCTCAACGACGCCAGCCGCCGCTTCATGGGCAACCCGCGCCACGTGCGGCTGGCGGGTGACACCGTGCACCTGGCGCGCCTGTTTGAAGCGCACCAGCAGGACTTCCTCGCCGCGCTGCCGGAGGGCCGGGGCGGCAACGTGCTCCAGTTCGTCTGGGCCTTCCTGCCGGACACCTGCGAGGAGCGCCCCGGCTGTGACACGCGCGGCGACCTGGACCGCGCCTGCGGGCCCCGGCTGGACAGGTGCCGCGTCACGTTCATGCCCGAGGACCTCACCCTGCCCGACGCCGCGGTGCCTCCGCCCCGCTAGGGTTTGACGTCGGGTGAAAGACAGTGGGACCCTGAGTCCCACCATGTACGACACCGAGATCGACCAAGCCCTGACCCAGGCTGCCGTTGCCCTGAGGCGCGCGAGGCATGGTGGACTCTTCGTGCCGGACCCGGTGCCGCCGCATCCGTGGATGCGCGCGGCGCTCCGCATGCTGGTGGACCGGATCACCGGCTACCAGTACGGCCCCTATTTCGGCAGCAGCCTCCTGCCGCTGCTGCTGTCCTCGAACTTCCTCACCCGGGCGGCGGTGGACCTGTTCGGTCCCTGCACGTGCGCGCACCTCCTGGCGACGGTGGACGGAGACACGAGCGTGCTGGCGAACCTCCGCGCCTACCGGTTGAGCCGGGCCGCATGGGGCCTGGGCCGCGGCCTGGTGGGCACGGTGAAGACGCTCACGGTCACGCGCGCGGAGCGCGTCTGGCGGTTGATTGATCAGGTCGTGCAGGCGCACGTGACGTTCGGGGCGGACCTGCTCAGCCGGCTCGCCTGGGACCGCGACCTGTTGAGACGGGCGTTTGGCATCACGGGGACCTTGAACACCCTGCACGTCACGGGAAGCGACCCCCACCGGGGTGGGCACCGCGTCGTCCTGCTGCGGTACTCGGACGGACGGGGCGTCGTCTACAAGCCGTCGGACCTCACCTTCCAGCTCATGCTCATGGGGGACCGTCGCTCCTATGAGCTGTCTCGCACGCACCACCCAGCGCTATCGCCCTACACCGACAGCCTCTTCGCGGCGCTCGACCCGGACCTCCCGGCCATCCGCATCATCGCGTTCCCGCACAGCCGGGGCGAATACGGCTACATGCAGCGCATCGAGAAGACCCCCGTGATTCCGGACGCCGACCAGGGGATGTACTTCCGGAAGCTGGGCCGGCTCGTCGCGGTGGCGGCGCTGTTCGGCATCACGGACCTCCACGAGGAGAACGTGATGGCCACGGCGGATGGCCCCTACCTCATCGATGCGGAGATGGCGTTCTGCTACCCGGGCGTGAACACGAACCTGATCAACCACTGCGCGCTGCAACGGGTGCTCCACATCACTCCGGAGGAGTTCAGCAACGTCGGGGGCGTCTTCACGGCCCGGTACGAAAACAACGCCTGGGAGATCAACAAGCTGTCCGCCCCCTACGACGCCCAGGAGCTCAACGCCGGCTTCAAGGCCACGGCCCTGGGGGGCGCGTGGGTCAGCGGGCGCACGTACCCGAACGTCCTCCTGCATGGCATCCGCGAGGAGGTGGACCGTATCGCCCTGCGCCTCGGGCACGTCCATCGGTGGATCGCCCAGGCCTACGCGGTCAAGCCCGCCGCACGGGTCCTGCTCAGCACGACCGTGATGTGCGGCCTGCACGTCGAAGGCGTGAGGATGCTCCTCGAAGGAACCCTTCCCACGGATGCCCAGGCGCCCAACCTGTCCTTCAATGATTGGCTGACGTGGTACGGCGGCAAGCACAACGCGGTCCCCGCGGCCCTGGTCGAACCCCACAGCCGGCAGTCGCTCCTCGACCCGACGCGGGTGCAGGGCGTCACCTATACGACCGCGTCCGCCGGGGGAGCCTCGGCCGCGAACCTGGTGGAGGTCTGGAACACGATGAACGGCCTGAGCACCCCCATGGGCGTCACCCAGTTCAAGACGCGGCTCAAGACGGCGCTGGAGCAGACGCTCCGGTGCGGCCCGCTCGCCTGACGCCGCGGCCGCGCACGAGGCCCGGCACCTGTGTTTGCATCCGCCCGGGTCCGACGTGCCGGGCCCCCTGGGAGGCGCGGGGACATGATGACCGGAGCGGTGTGGTTGGCGACATGGCTGGCGCTGGGCAGCGCGGACATGCGGTGGGAGCCCCAGGTGAGCGGGACGACGGTGCGGCTGCGCGGGGTCAGCGCGGTGGATGCGCGCGTGGCCTGGGCCAGCGGGGACAAGGGCACCTTCGTGCGCACCACGGACGGCGGGAAGACGTGGAAGGCGGCCACCGTGCCGGGCGCGGAGGGGCTCGACTTCCGAGACGTGGATGCCTTCAGCGAGCGCACCGCGTACCTGCTGTCCATCGGCGCGGGCGACAAGTCGCGCATCTACAAGACGACGGACGGGGGCGCGACGTGGAAGCTCCAGTTCACCAACGCCGTGCCGGGCGCGTTCTTCGACGGCATGGCCTTCTGGGATGAGCAGCACGGCATCGCGTTCAGCGACCCGGTGGACGGACACTTCGTCGTCATCACCACCGAGGATGGCGGCGCGACGTGGAAGCCCGTGAGGAAGGAAGCGCTGCCGCCCGCGCTCCCGGGTGAGGCGGGCTTCGCCGCCAGCGGCACGAGCATCGCGGTGCAGGGCACGTCCCACGTCTGGTTCGGGCTGGGGGGCTCCGCGGCGCGCGTGCTGTATTCAGCGGACCGGGGCCAGAACTGGAACATCGCCACGACGCCGCTGGCCACCGGGGAAGGCGCGGGCGTCTTCTCGCTCCTCTTCTGGAGCCCGAAGGCGGGCATGGCGGTGGGCGGCAACTACAAGAAGCCAGAGGAGACCGCGGGCACCGCGGCCGTCACGCTCGACGGCGGAAAGAGCTGGAGCGTGCCTTCGGGGACTTCACTGAAGGGCTACCGCTCCTGCGTGGCGTCGTTGATGCACGCCAGGCGGCCGACGTTCGTGGCCGTGGGCCCCACGGGTTCGGACATTTCGGTGAATGGAGGCAGGACGTGGGAGCCGCTGGACGCCACCGGCTTCCATGCCGTGTCCTCACCGCGGCGCAAGCAGGACACGGCCTATGCGGTAGGTGAAGAGGGCCGCATCGCCCGGCTGGTGCCGGCATCCCCGGTGGAGCCGAAGCAGGCTCCGAAGAAGCCGTAGCGCCCGGCGCGGGGGAAGCCCCCGCGCCCGGGAGACCTCACGCGACCAGCAGCGCCGCTCCGATGATGCCGCTGTCGTCGCCCAGCTCCGCGTCGGCGACGAGCAGGCCCTCGCGCGACGTCTGCGACGCCCACATCTGCACGCCGTCCAGCACGCGCTGCCGGATGCCCGGGCAGTACGTCAGCACGCCGCCGCCCAGCAGCAGCCGCGACGGATTCAGCACCGTCACCTGGTTGGCCACCGCGATGGCCAGGAAGCGGGAGGCGCGCTCGTGGAGTTCCTTCGCCTCCGCGTCGCCCGCGTCCGCCGCCTTCTCCAGCGTCACCGGCGTAATGCTGTCCGGGTCGCTGTCCGCGATGAGCGACTCCAGGATGCGCGAGCGCCCCGACGCCAGCAGCTCCTTCGTCTGTGCGATGAGGTTGTGGCCGCCCACGTACGCCTCCAGGCAGCCGTGCTCACCGCAGCCGCACAGCCGGCCGCCGGGCACCACCTTGATGTGGCCCAGCTCACCGGCCACGCCGCCGCCGCCCTGCACCAGCCGCCCGTCCGCGATGATGGCGCTGCCCACGCCGGAGCCCACGAACACCACCAGCATGTCCTGCGCCCCGCGACCCGCGCCCGCTTGCAGCTCACCCCACGCCGCGGCGGACAGGTCGTTCACCACCTTCACCCCGAAGCCCAGCCGCTTCTGGAGCAGGTCGCCCAGGGGAACGTTGCGCCAGCCCAGGTTGGGCGCCACGGAGATGACGCCGGAGTCCTTGTGGATCTGCCCGGCCGCGCCCACGCCGCAGCCGTCCACCTTCACGCCGGAGCGCTTCAGCGCTTCGTCCGCCGCCTGGGCGATGGTCTCCACCACGCCCTGTGGCTTGCGGTCCGTCACCGCCACCTTGGCGCTCGAAAGCACCTTGCCCTTCGCGTCCACCACCGCGGCCCGGACGGACGTCCCGCCCAGGTCGATTCCCAGCGTCGGCATGGCCAACTCCCTCCCTACGGTTGCGTGTGCGGTGCTTCGCGTGGAACGCCGCGCCTCAGGCGCCGACGTCCTTCTGCGCCTGGGCGACCGTGCTGTCGATGAGCGCCTGGATCTCCTTCAGGCGCGCCTCGGTGTTCGCCTCGAAGCGCAGCACCAGGATGGGCTGCGTGTTCGACGCGCGGATGAGGCCCCAGCCGTCCGGGAACGTCACACGCACACCGTCCACGTCGATGATCTGATGGCCCGCGTCGCGGAGGATCTCCGTGGCGCGCTTCACCATCGCGAACTTCTTCTCCTCCTTCGTGTCGAAGCGCAGCTCCGGGCTGGCGTAGGTCTTCGGCACGTCCGACAGGAGCTGCGACAGCGTCTTCTTCTCGTGGGTCAGGATCTCCAGCAGGCGCGCGGACGCGTACACCGCGTCGTCGAAGCCGTAGTAGCGGTGCTTGAAGAAGATGTGGCCGCTCATCTCGCCGGCCAGCTCCGCGTGCTCCTCCTTCATCTTCGCCTTGATGAGGGAGTGCCCCGCCTTCCACATCACCGGCTTGCCGCCGTGCTTCGCGATGTCGTCGTACATCGTGTAGCTGCACTTCACCTCGCCGACGATGGCCGCGCCCGGGGCCTCCTTCAG
Protein-coding regions in this window:
- a CDS encoding MarR family winged helix-turn-helix transcriptional regulator; the protein is MNGLGEGHSEQAGRPPEARTPVSEEGEVGLAQQAWTLLFELLHTHMRNFPALAAEFDLSPVQAHVLRQLGEGALAMSTLATYLSCDASNVTGLVDRLEARKLVERRSSEQDRRVKMLVLTEAGAELRGRLMARMASPPPFIAAMPEEDLAALGDIMRRALKTQ
- a CDS encoding TolC family protein; its protein translation is MSTLLALSLSAALAAAPVLSLDEALESARQQNLDLKIAQERFEQASLATRRAWAGYLPNISVGASITRNNVAAVIPAGPIAPVDIVIQPLIQQGAQAEVRQAIIAPQLWAGIAASYKAVKLAELNTQTARRQVLFGVAQAYYGAAAQQEALRAQERLLELTQAREKDTQARVDAGTVTRVALLRAQLDRSRAEQDLVRAKNALAGLKLALGTLIQRDPDFDLAPPPEPQVPAQASPDDLVNQALQERSDVQASEVGLKLSRINKTGVLLSYLPTLGVTGAYRIANAAGFTGQNETWAITFGASWTLFDGGLREANLSEASSRVREATVSQQLAQARVKEEVRRSKLDLENALANRSKAEEALGLARESNRLTDVSFQAGMATYLEVADANTSLTNAEVGFVSERLQASLAALRLLNAMGSFESGSVRKDAAALGAQPGVSAQPGQQQAPAQQQPEQQPAPVQQQPAPQP
- a CDS encoding Rieske 2Fe-2S domain-containing protein translates to MLPSRLLRQHPVRVELAGHAYALFRDATGQAAALSDACPHRFAPLSKGTVTKEGQLQCPYHGWRFDARGHGTNPSQPELRHCEARSFQVVERHGYLWLAHANTPVSAMPRLAGDDYVFGGTFSTLFQAPLHVTLDNFSEDEHTPYVHTRLGWNGAQAGAVEFEAHNHEDHTEVHYRAPQRPAPIMRLLLVGPGDFFHNDWVTRFDPVRSIYTIHWKSADGAPRPFITQAHIFFVPETARTTRLHVFSFLRTSMPLLKPLLPLAAKAALGLTWWEVRDDARFIPTVADTPYSHKGMRLDRYDKPLVHQRKLMERIYYAREPEAVPRVIHEATGT
- a CDS encoding DUF547 domain-containing protein; protein product: MSAPVPFRRRAICLFGVALAVLAVLVAGAVLYVRGALPAAVPVAAGPFTYTPYASALDRVRPSGDLDFAGLQQDRAALEQFVASLASVSPRLRPELFPTQEDGLAYWLNAYNALVLLQLVERHPEGVSSMGFGRFYWGRAWPVGGERLTLWALEQRILDEYADPRVHFALFQGTRGGPSLDGAPYQPEFLDAQLNDASRRFMGNPRHVRLAGDTVHLARLFEAHQQDFLAALPEGRGGNVLQFVWAFLPDTCEERPGCDTRGDLDRACGPRLDRCRVTFMPEDLTLPDAAVPPPR
- a CDS encoding DUF4135 domain-containing protein, producing MYDTEIDQALTQAAVALRRARHGGLFVPDPVPPHPWMRAALRMLVDRITGYQYGPYFGSSLLPLLLSSNFLTRAAVDLFGPCTCAHLLATVDGDTSVLANLRAYRLSRAAWGLGRGLVGTVKTLTVTRAERVWRLIDQVVQAHVTFGADLLSRLAWDRDLLRRAFGITGTLNTLHVTGSDPHRGGHRVVLLRYSDGRGVVYKPSDLTFQLMLMGDRRSYELSRTHHPALSPYTDSLFAALDPDLPAIRIIAFPHSRGEYGYMQRIEKTPVIPDADQGMYFRKLGRLVAVAALFGITDLHEENVMATADGPYLIDAEMAFCYPGVNTNLINHCALQRVLHITPEEFSNVGGVFTARYENNAWEINKLSAPYDAQELNAGFKATALGGAWVSGRTYPNVLLHGIREEVDRIALRLGHVHRWIAQAYAVKPAARVLLSTTVMCGLHVEGVRMLLEGTLPTDAQAPNLSFNDWLTWYGGKHNAVPAALVEPHSRQSLLDPTRVQGVTYTTASAGGASAANLVEVWNTMNGLSTPMGVTQFKTRLKTALEQTLRCGPLA
- a CDS encoding WD40/YVTN/BNR-like repeat-containing protein, with the translated sequence MMTGAVWLATWLALGSADMRWEPQVSGTTVRLRGVSAVDARVAWASGDKGTFVRTTDGGKTWKAATVPGAEGLDFRDVDAFSERTAYLLSIGAGDKSRIYKTTDGGATWKLQFTNAVPGAFFDGMAFWDEQHGIAFSDPVDGHFVVITTEDGGATWKPVRKEALPPALPGEAGFAASGTSIAVQGTSHVWFGLGGSAARVLYSADRGQNWNIATTPLATGEGAGVFSLLFWSPKAGMAVGGNYKKPEETAGTAAVTLDGGKSWSVPSGTSLKGYRSCVASLMHARRPTFVAVGPTGSDISVNGGRTWEPLDATGFHAVSSPRRKQDTAYAVGEEGRIARLVPASPVEPKQAPKKP
- a CDS encoding ROK family protein, with amino-acid sequence MPTLGIDLGGTSVRAAVVDAKGKVLSSAKVAVTDRKPQGVVETIAQAADEALKRSGVKVDGCGVGAAGQIHKDSGVISVAPNLGWRNVPLGDLLQKRLGFGVKVVNDLSAAAWGELQAGAGRGAQDMLVVFVGSGVGSAIIADGRLVQGGGGVAGELGHIKVVPGGRLCGCGEHGCLEAYVGGHNLIAQTKELLASGRSRILESLIADSDPDSITPVTLEKAADAGDAEAKELHERASRFLAIAVANQVTVLNPSRLLLGGGVLTYCPGIRQRVLDGVQMWASQTSREGLLVADAELGDDSGIIGAALLVA